The genomic interval GTCCCGTAAAATGAATCTCGGCTTCAGTGATGAGGTATGGGTGTTCATCAACGGCAAATATCTTTACGTGGATAAGAACCTCTATGGTCAGCCGCTGTCTAAATTCCCCGATGGCCGCTGTTCTATTGAAAATACTTCCTTTAATGTTCCGCTGAAGGAAGGTGATAATGAATTGCTGATAGGCCTCGCGAACAGCTTTTTTGGTTGGGGGCTTGTGGCGAGGTTAGATGAATATTGATTCGGGGGCACGACCCGGGGATCGTGGTGGTTGTCACCCGCCCCGGGGTTATCACCCAACCCGGGGTTGTCGCCCAACCCGGGGTTATCACCCCGGGCTACAAACACGTAGCTCCTGACGGAGCTGATCGTAGCGGATGATTGCGTTATGTCGTCGCGTGGTTATTCCCACCTGGGTTATTCCGAACGGGGTTGTTATCGCAACCGGGTTGTTATGCTGCCTCGGGGTTGTCACCCAACCCGGGGTTATCCCCCCGGGCTACAAACACGTAGCTCCTGACGGAGCTGATTATAGCGGATGATTGCGTTGTGTCGTCGCGTGGTTATTCCCACCTGGGTTATTCCGAACGGGGTTGTTATCGCAACCGGGTTGTTATGCTGCCCCGGGGTTATCACCCAACCCGGGGTTGTCACCCCGGGCTACAAACACGTAGCTCCTGACGGAGCTGATCGTAGCGGATGATTGCGTTATGTCGTCGCGTGGTTGTGAACATGCAGGTAGCTCCTGACGGAGCTGATTGTAGCGGATGATTGCGTTGTGTCGTCGCGTGGTTGTGAACATACACGTAGCTCCTGACGGAACTGATCGTAGCAGATGATTGCGTTATACCGTCGCGTGGTTATAAATATGCAGGTAGCTCCTAGTGAAGCTGTGTGTTGCGAATGATATCTTTATACTTCTCAATCTGCCGCCTGTGGCGCAGGATGTGTACAATGGCATGCTCCATCATCTGCTCTATGTCATACACCTGTCCCCAACGGGCGGCAATTTTCTTTTCCTGGCTGAATTCTTCCAGTTCACTATCCTTTATATCCCGGAATACTGTTTCTGTAAACTGAAAAGCTTCTCTCAGATCACTGGTGTATGCCTGCACGGTAGTACGAAAGGTCTTCTCCGGCCGCACCGTCTGGTAGCCATAATAATGCAGAATGTAGATGGCATAACTGTAAGCGGAACTAACCACATGCGAGAGTATCGTCTGCACTGAACGGCAATTCTCATCGGTGGTGACTGTATCCACAACAGTGACCAGGTCATTGTCTGAAATATCTGCAATGACCTGTTGTAATTCAGTGATCGCCTTTTCATATTCGTCCAGTAGCGCACCTTTTGCTCCTTGTCTGTATGCTTTAGCCATATGGGTAATTATATATTAATAAAATTAAGTTATAATGGCGAAATTCAGTTATAATTAAGTACTTTCATACTTTTTCTGCCTACTTCTGACACACTTAACTGACAGCAAATGCAAAACTTCGTAGCACTTCCAACAGAAGAATCCGGGGCACAGAAAGCGCTTCAGGAACTGCTGGATCAACCGGATCAGCTGCTCTTACTGATACTCGGGGATGATGATGTAGCAGATGAAGCCACCGACACCGCCAATTTTATACGCTCCCGCATAGGAAAGAACGGTGTAAGCATGTACGATGTGGTTGTATTTGTAAAGGTGCCTGCCCCGA from Chitinophaga filiformis carries:
- a CDS encoding DinB family protein — protein: MAKAYRQGAKGALLDEYEKAITELQQVIADISDNDLVTVVDTVTTDENCRSVQTILSHVVSSAYSYAIYILHYYGYQTVRPEKTFRTTVQAYTSDLREAFQFTETVFRDIKDSELEEFSQEKKIAARWGQVYDIEQMMEHAIVHILRHRRQIEKYKDIIRNTQLH